A part of Papilio machaon chromosome 21, ilPapMach1.1, whole genome shotgun sequence genomic DNA contains:
- the LOC106714530 gene encoding fatty acid-binding protein, protein MDQIIGKKYKLTTSDNFDEYLKYIGVGFISRKAANSVSPICVVTQNDDGSYTLAMMTTLRNIYTTFKLDEEFEEERADGTKVKSTIVFEGNKLIQTQIEPNGRKSIHVREFAPKTLTVTSTAEGWNGQCVRVYELVE, encoded by the exons ATGGATCAGATTATTGGAAAGAAGTACAAGTTGACAACGTCGGATAATTTTGacgaatatttgaaatatatcg ggGTTGGATTCATATCACGAAAAGCAGCGAATTCCGTGTCACCAATTTGTGTAGTGACACAAAATGACGACGGTTCGTATACACTAGCTATGATGACTACATTAAGAAACATCTACACAACTTTTAAATTGGATGAAGAGTTCGAAGAAGAAAGAGCGGATGGTACCAAG gTTAAGTCAACAATCGTATTTGAaggcaataaattaatacaaactcAAATAGAACCTAATGGAAGAAAATCAATACACGTGCGGGAATTCGCACCGAAAACTTTAACAGTG ACATCCACTGCAGAAGGATGGAACGGACAATGCGTTAGAGTGTACGAActtgttgaataa
- the LOC106714519 gene encoding microvitellogenin-like — protein sequence MTSLRSWRYARPPNYDQNIDKMYPYSEVPFLGDYNLVKIPISYSKLIDHIDYWGEGKISVAEGCTGFADCYNINEVHQLVSKGPDTNRKIPNRIPVISSTNCDTSGYIKNDSVKLVTVLGAPINDSCAKDIARIVNKDVGKVVVFGFKEDSTDIKTLEQELTKKNMIYCEEFVLPMKLLGLTMFNNFRAYLNLPDLCNYLYKNVVDGNYENAILKSKIINESGNGSLIFDVITKLLVEGNKNIMTYAYQLWHLNCKDIVTNYFPLAFQTILKEEYVVILNKKYNLAFKLDAHTDSYNDRLAWGDGRDKTSERVKWKFAPVLKDDCILFKIMNKEHGLFLKLDVKPNKIGDRPAWGGKNTSEERFEWILNPIMINYDLMFLIINKKYDQGLKMDSNMDEYHDRLLWGHNGSVLSNPEEYGWYIQ from the coding sequence ATGACTTCCTTACGTTCTTGGAGATATGCAAGACCGCCGAACTACGATCAGAATATTGACAAAATGTATCCATATTCCGAGGTGCCCTTTTTAGGCGAttataatttggtaaaaatacCGATATCTTATAGCAAACTTATAGATCACATCGATTATTGGGGTGAGGGGAAAATATCAGTAGCGGAAGGATGCACTGGTTTTGCtgattgttacaatattaacGAGGTTCACCAACTCGTGAGCAAAGGTCCGGATACAAACAGGAAAATACCAAATAGAATACCAGTCATAAGTTCTACGAACTGTGATACTAGTGGTTATATCAAAAATGATTCAGTAAAACTTGTTACAGTCTTGGGTGCACCAATAAACGATAGCTGTGCCAAAGACATTGCAAGAATCGTCAATAAAGACGTCGGCAAAGTTGTTGTGTTCGGTTTTAAAGAAGATTCCACAGATATTAAAACTCTTGAACAAGAATtgaccaaaaaaaatatgatttactGCGAAGAATTCGTTTTACCAATGAAATTGTTAGGCTTAACCATGTTTAACAATTTCCGAGCTTATTTGAATCTCCCTGATCTATGTaactatttgtataaaaatgtcgTTGATGGTAATTACGAGAATGCAATATTGAAAAGCAAGATAATCAATGAAAGTGGCAATGGCAGTCTTATCTTCGACGTTATAACGAAATTGCTGGTTGAAgggaataaaaacataatgacTTATGCTTACCAATTATggcatttaaattgtaaagataTAGTTACGAACTATTTTCCTCTAGCCTTTCAAACGATACTTAAAGAAGAATATGTGGTAATCTTGAACAAGAAATATAATCTTGCTTTTAAATTAGACGCCCATACTGATTCCTACAACGATAGATTGGCCTGGGGAGATGGTAGAGACAAAACAAGTGAACGAGTTAAATGGAAATTTGCACCAGTTTTAAAGGatgattgtattttatttaaaataatgaataaggAGCACGGTTTATTCTTAAAACTAGATGTGAAACCTAATAAAATAGGCGACAGACCTGCGTGGGGAGGTAAAAACACAAGCGAAGAAAGATTCGAGTGGATTTTGAATCCAATTATGATTAATTAcgatttaatgtttttgataattaataaaaaatatgatcaaGGACTTAAAATGGATTCTAATATGGACGAATACCACGATAGATTATTGTGGGGGCACAATGGATCGGTTTTGAGTAATCCTGAAGAATACGGTTGGTACATTCAATAA
- the LOC106714532 gene encoding fatty acid-binding protein 2 yields MAYLGKLYSHDRDENYESYIDTLGLPADKAANLKNYKPQQKLEKNGDTYTLTSVSAVGNRVATFKVGEEFDETVAEGHKAKTTFTLDGNTLTQTQKFADGNVLNTKREYFDDKLIVTLTRTNWDGTAVRYYKA; encoded by the exons ATGGCCTACCTCGGAAAATTGTACTCGCACGACAGAGATGAAAACTACGAATCTTATATCGATACTTTAG GTCTGCCGGCTGATAAAGCGGCAAACTTGAAGAACTACAAGCCACAACAGAAGCTAGAGAAGAATGGAGACACCTACACATTGACATCTGTTAGTGCCGTGGGCAACCGGGTAGCCACTTTCAAAGTAGGCGAGGAGTTTGACGAGACAGTCGCCGAGGGacataaa GCAAAGACTACGTTCACCCTTGATGGTAACACGCTCACTCAAACTCAAAAGTTCGCAGATGGTAATGTTTTGAACAccaaaagagaatatttcgaCGACAAACTGATAGTG acGCTGACGAGGACAAACTGGGATGGTACAGCTGTGAGATACTACAAagcttga
- the LOC123722215 gene encoding uncharacterized protein LOC123722215: protein MWNEITKLHININKIEDTKMLCNNTAIAIRTDRGLHILDIPYNLQRYDKNLDYVETIITASKYSPVSVLFENNFMKGGVRNSEFIQMVLDPTLWPHNNHLLNEMTSIVAFEWSPTGLIDGMESVMAVLTNVGCVELYGPSRLEWISVLNISSLVKDNLKDLSLAKVNVTPKNSKELQEIAHSLATVAICWSDKKYMNGSCYFVTAQKNGLILFWSINSRNSKLNAKVIGHLNEDIIEVNIIKWIPIKNLILLYSKNRHLVVQIFDKHFNLITQDVKNLTDYKVTDIKRLKNEFYLSTINNKFYKIDIECINTNFKVQTTLVDIKESYPSSELHAIGFSPNGVLCTFALIERKVLWRKEPLKIDLIIMKKSNENSEMLALYNNQEKKLTNYWDYIEVLIYMTLKTGMLPEFDYANLLSEGETDIYKLKVYYIMLTLYNNLEKLCKVPTTISLPETSLEVISERIHALHASDIMKKNYKKHNANCISKLELETLSGAKAYLEYYCEKYKTDLSNFVDPQITSITTDYKYICQCCDKEINGFSCTDGHLNMFCSITFTPIDNDDYLFCKGCGALAHLQLLPEKPTCVFCDLYLYEFVTT, encoded by the exons ATGTGGAATGAAATAACCAAGCTTCATatcaatattaacaaaatcgAAGATACTAAAATGCTGTGTAATAACACTGCAATAGCCATTCGCACTGACCGAGGTTTACACATTTTGGATATTCCCTACAATTTGCAACGATACGATAAGAATCTTGATTATGTAGAGACTATAATCACCGCTTCAAAATATAGCCCAGTATctgtattatttgaaaataattttatgaaaggTGGTGTTAGAAATTCAGAATTTATCCAAATGGTATTGGATCCGACATTATGGCCTCATAATAATCATCTACTGAATGAAATGACGAGCATTGTTGCTTTTGAATGGTCCCCAACAGGATTAATTGATGGGATGGAAAGTGTCATGGCTGTTTTAACAAATGTTGGTTGTGTTGAACTTTATGGTCCTAGTAGGTTAGAATGGATaagtgttttaaatatatcatcattAGTTAAGGACAATTTGAAAGATTTATCACTGGCAAAAGTAAATGTAACTCCTAAAAACTCAAAAGAACTACAAGAAATTGCCCATTCTTTAGCTACAGTAGCCATTTGCTGGTCcgacaaaaaatatatgaatggttcatgttattttgtaactgcacaaaaaaatggtttaattttattttggtcAATAAATAGTCGGAATTCAAAATTGAATGCAAAAGTAATTGGtcatttaaatgaagatattATAGAAgttaatatcataaaatggATACCTATCA aaaatttaattttactttacagtAAGAATAGACATTTAGTTGTACAAATTtttgataaacattttaatttaataacacaaGATGTGAAAAATTTAACCGATTACAAAGTTACTGATATAAAAAGGttgaaaaatgaattttatttatctactattaataataaattttataaaatagatatagagtgtattaatactaattttaaagtacaaacTACTTTAGTAGATATAAAAGAATCATATCCAAGTTCAGAATTGCATGCTATTGGATTTTCTCCAAATGGTGTGTTATGTACATTTGCATTAATAGAGAGAAAAGTTCTATGGAGGAAAGAACCTTTAAAAATAGACctgattataatgaaaaagtcTAATGAAAATTCAGAAATGCTAGCATTATACAATAAtcaagaaaagaaattaacaaaCTATTGGGATTACATTGAAGTACTAATATACATGACTTTAAAAACAGGAATGTTACCGGAATTTGATTATGCTAATCTTTTGTCAGAAGGTGAaacagatatttataaattaaaagtttattatataatgttaacactttataataatttagaaaaacttTGCAAAGTACCCACAACAATTTCTTTACCTGAAACATCATTAGAAGTAATAAGTGAAAGAATACATGCCCTACATGCAAGTgacattatgaaaaaaaattataaaaaacacaatgcaAATTGTATAAGCAAATTAGAATTAGAAACATTATCTGGTGCCAAAGCATATTTGGAATATTACTGTGAAAAATATAAGACAGATCTATCAAATTTTGTTGATCCTCAAATTACATCAATTaccacagattataaatatatttgtcagtGTTgtgataaagaaattaatggtTTTTCATGTACCGATggacatttaaatatgttttgttctaTAACATTTACACCTATTGACAATGATGACTATCTTTTTTGTAAGGGATGTGGTGCTTTGGCACATTTACAATTGTTGCCAGAGAAACCAACTTGTGTGTTctgtgatttatatttatatgaatttgttacaacataa
- the LOC106714534 gene encoding probable ATP-dependent RNA helicase kurz, with the protein MGKARHNAKARQVVKTNIDNSQTSEIKLEFGKTDYGTSDASNLLALPSKKRKTNIIKEKKEKTRFLSKAQRKKLEKIVEKKKKKESRAALLESLSQVQASPDEVKQLTAISAVQTIGLRKLNEFNTEVTVKQDTQIDEHKKFSSIAGAKKRLRLLRLENSEKVKKKKYDPNVVGLEESTDDDESESSPDEDDGEEVVNGEVNENEEVSTNDVEIIENLPETTQNETKTAEKDAPIEEKPVIVVKEQKKALLEHPTVHIDVKRDPKIQVARLKLPILGEEQRIMELVNENEFVIVAGETGSGKTTQIPQFLYEAGYAEHKMIAVTEPRRVATVAMSARVGHELGLTSKEVSYLMRFEGNVTKDTKIKFMTDGVLLKEIQTDFLLSKYSVVIIDEAHERSVYTDILLGLLSRIVPLRRKRGNPLRLIIMSATLRVEDFTENKRLFKEPPPLIKIDSRQFPVTIHFNKHTYNDYLKEAYKKAVKIHTRLPEGGILIFVTGQQEVRYLVRKLKASFPYRKDVDYSKVISKKSVSEVDTALDSEPEDIESDDDEVEKEMKRARKARKKAKIKAKSLPKINLDDYEMPEDDGQADLVGNEDDSDGHLSDSDNEDTILEPEIRSCRQPLWVLPLYSMLSSSKQARVFASPPVGARLCVVTTDVAETSLTIPHIKYVVDTGKKKMRVYDHVTGASAWRVVWTSQASAAQRAGRAGRTAAGHAYRLYSSAVFSHDLPEQHEPDLARRPADDVVLLMKCMGIDKVVNFPFPTAPDRLQLRLAEKRLQVLGILEEPPNKSKRNDDEQVLKVTSLGKAVSAFPLLPRYGKMLALSHQQHLLPYAIALVAALTVPEVMSGKADCWPATGQTLLLGDPGVLLRAVGAAEFAHFNGEEDLFCAKHGLREKAIKEIRKLRKQLTSEINLCVSGVDVTIDPDMKPPDENQARLLRQLVLSGLGDQVGKKIALDEVKEGEDKRKFKYAYHCAELEEPVHLHSESILRQCIPEWVVYQELYETGTEARRKMVMRNVTAIEPEWLPVYVPQLCNLGEPLPDTEPRYEESSGRVRCSFKGTFGKACWELPVVEIDYPDKIERYRWFARFLLEGVVFPKLKKYTSSLLSPPSTMVKSWAKLQPRTELLLRALIMHRAGTRQQLIDAWEDNPKYLLDEYMKWLPESAHNEVTLYWPPI; encoded by the exons ATGGGGAAAGCACGTCACAATGCGAAAGCTCGACAAgttgttaaaacaaacatagatAATTCTCAAACAAGCGag ataaaattagaatttGGCAAAACTGATTATGGTACTTCGGATGCAAGCAATCTTTTGGCTTTGCCTtctaagaaaagaaaaacaaatatcatcaaagagaaaaaagaaaagaccAGATTTCTTTCTAAAGCTCAACGGAAAAAGTTAgaaaaaattgttgaaaagaaaaagaaaaaagaatct AGGGCAGCACTGTTGGAATCACTTTCTCAAGTCCAAGCATCTCCTGATGAAGTGAAACAACTAACAGCCATTTCAGCTGTACAAACTATCGGTCTCAGGAAGTTGAATGAGTTCAATACAGAAGTAACAGTTAAACAAGATACACAGATAGATGAACATAAGAAATTCAGCAGTATAGCAG gTGCTAAGAAACGCCTCAGGCTGTTGAGACTAGAAAATTCTGAGAaagtaaagaagaaaaaatatgatCCCAATGTTGTGGGACTTGAAGAATCAACTGACGATGATGAATCAGAATCATCACCTGATGAAGATGATGGTGAAGAAGTGGTAAACGGTGAAGTAAATGAAAACGAGGAAGTTAGTACCAATGATGTTGagattattgaaaatttaccAGAAACAAcacaaaatgaaacaaaaacagcTGAAAAAGACGCTCCAATAGAAGAGAAGCCAGTTATAGTTGTTAAAGAACAGAAAAAAGCATTACTTGAACACCCTACAGTTCATATTGATGTAAAACGAGATCCAAAAATACAAGTGGCTAGGTTAAAACTACCAATACTTGGAGAAGAGCAACGGATTATGGAGTTGgtgaatgaaaatgaatttGTTATAGTTGCCGGTGAAACAG GTAGTGGTAAAACAACACAAATACCTCAATTTCTCTATGAAGCGGGATATGCGGAACATAAAATGATCGCAGTTACGGAACCAAGGCGTGTGGCTACTGTAGCCATGTCCGCTAGGGTCGGACATGAACTTGGCTTAACCAGCAAAGAGGTTTCATATTTAATGCGTTTCGAGGGTAATGTTACTAAAGATACGAAGATCAAATTCATGACTGATG GTGTATTACTAAAAGAGATTCAGACAGATTTTTTACTAAGTAAATACTCTGTTGTAATAATTGATGAGGCACATGAGAGAAGTGTATATACGGACATACTGCTAGGACTTCTATCTAGGATTGTACCGTTGAGGAGAAAACGTGGAAATCCTTTgcgattaattattatgtcagCCACTTTACGTGTTGAAGATTTTACTGAGAACAAACGTCTTTTTAAAGAACCTCCGCCATTGATTAAG atTGATTCTCGACAATTTCCAGTGACAATACATTTCAACAAACACACATACAATGATTATTTGAAGGAAGCTTATAAAAAGGCAGTTAAAATACACACAAGATTGCCTGAAGGAGGAATTTTGATCTTTGTCACCGGCCAACAAGAA GTAAGATATTTAGTTCGCAAGTTAAAGGCATCGTTCCCGTATCGTAAGGATGTGGATTACTCCAAAGTGATATCTAAAAAGTCTGTCAGTGAAGTGGATACGGCGTTAGACTCCGAGCCGGAAGACATAGAgtctgatgatgatgag GTGGAAAAAGAAATGAAGAGAGCACGCAAAGCAAGGAAAAAAGCGAAGATAAAAGCGAAATCATTGCCTAAGATAAATTTAGATGACTACGAAATGCCGGAGGACGACGGTCAGGCGGACCTCGTGGGGAATGAAGACGATAGTGATGGTCACTTGAGTGATTCTG ATAATGAAGATACCATATTGGAGCCAGAGATAAGATCGTGTCGTCAGCCGCTGTGGGTGTTGCCTCTATACTCCATGCTGAGCTCGAGCAAGCAGGCGCGTGTGTTCGCGTCGCCTCCGGTCGGCGCGCGACTCTGTGTCGTCACTACTGACGTAGCGGAGACCTCCCTCACTATACCACACATCAAATATGTTGTGGACACTGGAAAGAAAAAGATGCG TGTGTACGACCACGTAACTGGTGCGAGTGCATGGCGCGTGGTGTGGACGTCGCAGGCGAGTGCGGCGCAGCGAGCGGGCCGCGCGGGACGTACTGCTGCAGGACACGCCTACCGCCTCTACAGCAGCGCGGTCTTCTCACACGATCTACCTGAACAACACGAGCCAGATCTCGCGAGAAGACCGGCTGATGATGTCGTGCTTCTCATGAAGTGTATGGGCATTGACAAG GTGGTAAATTTTCCATTTCCAACGGCACCAGACAGACTGCAACTGCGACTGGCTGAGAAACGTCTTCAAGTACTCGGCATACTTGAAGAACCACCTAATAAGAGTAAAAGGAACGACGACGAACAG GTGTTAAAAGTGACGTCACTGGGCAAGGCAGTGTCTGCGTTTCCATTGTTGCCGCGATACGGCAAGATGTTAGCGTTGAGTCACCAGCAGCATCTCCTGCCCTATGCAATCGCGCTCGTCGCAGCTCTCACCGTGCCCGAG GTAATGAGTGGCAAAGCAGATTGTTGGCCGGCTACAGGACAGACTCTGTTGTTGGGTGATCCCGGAGTGTTGCTGAGAGCAGTGGGTGCTGCTGAGTTTGCACATTTCAATGGAGAAGAAGACCTCTTCTGTGCTAAACATGGCTTGAGGGAGAAA gcAATCAAAGAGATACGTAAACTTAGGAAGCAACTAACATCTGAGATAAATCTATGTGTGTCGGGTGTTGACGTCACAATAGATCCAGATATGAAGCCCCCTGATGAGAATCAAGCCAGGCTGCTGCGTCAGCTCGTCTTGAGCGGACTGGGAGATCAAGTTGGCAAGAAGATAGCTTTGGATGAGGTTAAAGAAG GCGAAGACAAACGCAAGTTCAAGTATGCGTACCACTGCGCGGAATTAGAGGAGCCTGTTCATTTGCACTCAGAGTCTATCCTTAGGCAATGTATACCTGAGTGGGTGGTGTACCAGGAGTTGTATGAAACTGGTACGGAAGCGAGACGTAAGATGGTCATGAGGAATGTTACAGCTATTGAACCTGAATGGCTGCCGGTTTATGTTCCTCAGTTGTGTAACTTGG GTGAACCGTTACCGGACACAGAGCCGAGATACGAGGAAAGTTCAGGTCGTGTGAGATGCAGCTTCAAAGGAACTTTTGGAAAAGCATGTTGGGAACTGCCCGTTGTTGAAATCGATTATCCAGACAAAATAGAACGATACAG atggTTCGCTAGATTTCTACTAGAGGGCGTCGTGTTTCCTAAATTAAAGAAGTACACGAGTTCCTTGTTGTCACCTCCATCTACAATGGTGAAGAGTTGGGCCAAGTTGCAGCCGCGCACTGAACTACTGCTCAGAGCACTTATCATGCACAGAGCGGGCACCAGACAACAGCTAATTGACGCCTGGGAGGATAATCCTAAGT ATTTATTGGACGAATATATGAAATGGTTGCCCGAGTCAGCACACAATGAGGTGACTCTGTACTGGCCGCCGATATAA
- the LOC106714485 gene encoding apyrase has product MGRSCFVTTMLRVITIFFISYIVGGALVKKADFKLDIIHYNDFHARYEETSVDTPTCHFNNGSCLGGFPRLYSEIMQLRREKPNSLLLNAGDSFQGTYWYTLLKWNITQEFMNLLPHDAHAIGNHEFDDGPEGLAPYLRALKAPVLAANMDVSQEPLLQDLFTPHIIVKRGGRKIGIIGLITTDTKKLSSPGNVVFTDPLEATDREAKLLAEKGVDIIIVLSHCGLEIDKQIAREHGKHVDIIVGGHSHSLLWNGPAPSGEKVEGSYPVFIETSKEKKHQVLIVQASAFTKYMGNLTVYFDYLGRYVKWEGGPIFLDRSVPEDEKIKKKLEPYAKLVHEAENVPVGETVRTLSADDCVSGECTLGDLLVDAMTDYARANVISDYDHLAFIQRGNIKASILSGNITKGTIFDILPFNDRVVTFELQGRYVREALERSVSEAWHLTPFKGPWLLQVSGLNVTYNISLPEGHRIVSVNIGNSGATLDDDKYYQVTAPTYLADGGDGFTMFKTGKKNVKIIGRDEKILEIYIKKNSPIDVRTDGRIEILQ; this is encoded by the exons ATGGGACGGtcttgttttgttacaacaaTGTTGCGTGTTATAACAATATTCTTTATATCTTACATAGTCGGTGGTGCTTTAGTGAAAAAGGCAGATTTCAAGTTGGATATAATACATTACAATGATTTCCATGCGAg gTACGAAGAAACATCCGTGGATACGCCGACATGTCACTTCAACAACGGATCTTGCTTAGGCGGTTTCCCGCGTCTATACAGCGAGATAATGCAACTGAGGAGAGAGAAGCCTAATTCCTTGCTACTAAATGCCGGAGATAGCTTTCAGGGTACCTACTGGTATACATTGCTCAAATGGAACATCACTCAGGAGTTCATGAATTTGTTGCCACATGATGCACAT GCAATAGGTAATCACGAGTTTGACGATGGTCCGGAAGGCCTCGCACCGTACCTCAGAGCGCTTAAGGCACCAGTCCTCGCCGCGAACATGGACGTCAGCCAAGAGCCCTTGCTACAAGATTTGTTCACACCGCACATTATTGTCAAACGTGGTGGTAGGAAGATTGGTATTATCGGCTTAATTACTACTGATACTAAG aaatTGTCATCTCCTGGTAACGTTGTATTCACGGATCCATTAGAGGCGACAGATCGCGAAGCAAAGTTGTTAGCCGAAAAGGGCGTCGACATAATTATTGTACTCTCTCATTGTGGACTTGAAATTGATAA ACAAATCGCTCGTGAACATGGCAAGCACGTAGATATAATAGTGGGTGGTCACTCACACTCCTTACTGTGGAATGGCCCCGCACCCAGCGGTGAAAAAGTTGAAGGATCATACCCCGTTTTCATAGAAACTAGTAAGGAAAAGAAACACcaa GTTCTGATAGTGCAAGCGTCAGCATTTACGAAGTATATGGGCAATCTGACAGTTTATTTCGATTATCTAGGCCGATACGTCAAGTGGGAAGGCGGGCCAATATTCCTTGACCGTTCTGTACCTGAAG ATGAAAAGATAAAGAAGAAGTTGGAACCTTATGCGAAACTCGTTCATGAAGCAGAGAATGTTCCCGTGGGAGAGACGGTGAGGACGTTGAGTGCTGACGATTGCGTGTCCGGGGAATGTACCCTCGGTGATCTACTGGTCGACGCAATGACTGATTAT gCAAGAGCAAATGTAATAAGTGATTACGATCATCTGGCGTTCATTCAGCGCGGTAACATCAAAGCATCAATATTAAGTGGAA ATATAACAAAGGGAACCATCTTTGATATACTACCGTTCAATGATCGCGTTGTAACATTCGAGCTGCAAGGAAGATACGTGCGAGAGGCGCTGGAGCGAAGTGTTAGTGAGGCGTGGCACTTAACGCCGTTTAAAGGTCCATGGTTACTGCAAGTATCAG GTCTTAATGTAACGTACAATATATCGTTACCCGAAGGTCATCGTATTGTATCAGTAAATATTGGCAATTCTGGTGCCACATTGGACGATGATAAATATTACCAAGTGACAGCGCCTACTTACTTAGCCGACGGTGGAGACGGTTTCACG aTGTTCAAAACCggaaagaaaaatgttaaaattattggcCGAGACgagaaaatattagaaatttatattaaaaaaaattctcctATCGATGTAAGAACTGACGGACGAATCGAGATTCTTCAGTGA
- the LOC106714486 gene encoding apyrase, which produces MILLRKFIVFLCCMKFGFSFILKHEGLYKLDIIHFNDFHARFEETSPVTPICRFNNGSCLGGFPRLYTVVTALKDKKPQSILLNAGDSFQGTYWYTLLKWNVTQEFMNLLPHDAHALGNHDFDDGPIGLAPYISALKAPVVAANMDSTREPVLRNLYEPYVILEREGRRIGVIGLITPDTKTLSFTGNVEFSDPSEATRREAINLAEKGVDIIVVLSHCGYDVDVALAREHGQYIDVIVGGHSHRDESYFTPYLTVVEADHDKSKKVIVVQAFAFTKAVGDLSVYFDVNGDVAEWVGEAIYLNNSIPEDEVIKKKLEPYAELVHAAENTPIGMTKSALDYRDCLHGECTVGDILVDALNHWAKQFIKGKHGYISFVQRTNINAIVPAGLITKGSLIDLFPYYDFVETFEMKGKHILKALERSISKLTSIVPLEAPWLLQISGLRVVYNVSKPEGKRVVEAYVGSSDTEHRLNKDVYYQVTAPAYLADGGDGYLIFKNKKQDMKIIGRDQILLEKYIKEFSPLNAKLDGRINITY; this is translated from the exons atgattCTCTTACGAAAATTTATCGTGTTCCTGTGTTGTATGAAATTTgggtttagttttattttgaaacatgAAGGGCTTTATAAATTGGACATCATACATTTCAACGATTTTCATGCTAG ATTCGAAGAAACGTCGCCCGTTACTCCAATTTGCCGCTTTAACAACGGCTCTTGCTTGGGTGGGTTCCCGCGTTTGTACACTGTGGTTACTGCCTTGAAAGACAAGAAGCCGCAGTCTATTTTACTCAATGCTGGTGACAGCTTCCAAGGCACCTACTGGTATACTCTACTAAAGTGGAATGTTACTCAAGAGTTTATGAATCTACTACCTCACGATGCACAT gCATTAGGTAACCACGATTTTGATGATGGACCGATTGGTTTAGCACCTTACATCTCTGCTCTCAAAGCTCCTGTTGTAGCCGCAAATATGGACTCTACCAGAGAACCAGTATTAAGAAATCTCTACGAACCttatgttattttagaaaGGGAAGGAAGAAGAATTGGTGTTATTGGTCTTATTACTCCAGATACTAAG ACATTATCATTTACGGGTAATGTTGAGTTTAGTGATCCATCAGAAGCAACGCGGCGGGAAGCTATTAATTTGGCGGAGAAGGGAGTAGACATAATAGTGGTACTCTCACATTGCGGATACGATGTTGATGT CGCGTTGGCACGGGAACATGGGCAATATATTGACGTCATAGTCGGCGGTCACTCGCACAGAGACGAATCGTATTTTACACCTTATCTCACGGTAGTCGAAGCAGACCATGACAAAAGCAAAAAG GTAATCGTGGTACAAGCATTCGCTTTCACAAAGGCAGTAGGCGACCTCTCAGTGTACTTCGATGTCAATGGGGACGTAGCGGAGTGGGTGGGGGAAGCAATTTACTTGAATAATTCCATACCGGAAG ATGAAgtaataaagaagaaattagAACCATACGCTGAGTTAGTACATGCAGCTGAGAACACACCTATTGGGATGACAAAGTCGGCACTCGATTACCGAGACTGCTTGCATGGAGAGTGCACTGTCGGAGATATATTGGTTGATGCATTAAATCATTGG gcaaaacaatttataaagggTAAACATGGTTATATTTCCTTTGTGCAGCGGACTAATATTAATGCAATTGTGCCGGCAGGAt taataaCAAAAGGATCGTTAATCGATCTATTTCCGTACTACGATTTCGTGGAAACATTTGAAATGAAgggaaaacatattttgaaagCTTTGGAAAGGAGCATTAGTAAATTAACCTCTATTGTTCCTTTAGAAGCACCTTGGTTACTTCAAATATCAG GACTTCGCGTGGTATATAATGTATCAAAGCCCGAAGGAAAGAGGGTGGTAGAGGCGTATGTTGGCAGTTCTGATACAGAGCACCGACTGAATAAGGATGTATACTACCAGGTCACTGCCCCCGCTTATTTGGCGGACGGCGGCGATGGGTATTTG ATATTTAAGAACAAAAAGCAAGACATGAAAATAATTGGCCGTGATCAAATACtacttgaaaaatatatcaagGAATTTTCTCCTTTAAATGCGAAACTTGATGgaagaataaatataacctattaa